Part of the Zingiber officinale cultivar Zhangliang chromosome 8A, Zo_v1.1, whole genome shotgun sequence genome, catttttttctaaaaataaatcattttgcCATTATATTTACTCTTTTTTCATCTTAGCCTAATAGTTCATAATCTTATTTGCAAACtctataattttataaaatagaaGTTAAAAATCAAAAGGGTATTATACTAAATATTAATCGTAGCCCAGGTCAGTATCGATTTGACTAGAATAGAATACGTATATGTTGTAGTAATTACacgtaattattattattattattattagtattattattattatatatgatTGACTtggattttatgtttgcatataTTTATTAGTTATTAATCATATTTGCTATATATGGTAAGAGTTATATTATTTCATAACAATACGATATTGTTTTGAATACTTCTCTAATTAATAATTTAGTTTTCATACATTCGGGTAAAAAAAAGATAATTCGGATTATAAAATAGGTTGGGTGCGGTTttgataattaataaaaaaaaagtgatgttaataattaatattagtaAAGGGGATTGATTTATTTATATAGTAGAGGAGATGATGTTAAAATTATAgagtcttttaattttattttagaagttATTAAAATGCAATAGTTTAAACtataagagatttttaaaaaatgaaaaaaaaaatatgaaagataAAGCCAATTTTGATATTGCTAACTGATTTAATTTGGGTTGAAAAATAAAAGGCCCTTGCCGTCCGGCGGTGGTACGCCACCAATCACATCGTTCCCGACGGCCGCGCCATAATCGTAGGCGGTCGTCGCCAGTTCAGCTATGAGTTCTACCCCAAGACTCACCCTTCAGACATGACCGCCGTTGTGCTCCCCTTCCTTCGCGAGACCAGAGACGCCGCCGAGAACAACCTCTACCCCTTTGTTCACCTCAACCTCGACGGCCACCTCTTCATCTTCGCCAACAACCGGGCCATCCTTCTCGACTACACCAAGAACTCCGTCGTGAGGACCTACCCGACCATGCCCGGAGGCCACCCCCGGAATTACCCGAGCTCCGGTTCCTCTGTTCTGCTCCCGCTGGAGCCGTCGCCGAAGGAGGCCGAGGTACTCATCTGCGGCGGTGCGCCGGCTGAATCCTACGCCCGGTCAGTGCTGAAGCAGAAACCTTTCCTCCGCGCGCTCGACACGTGCGGGCGCCTCAAGATCACAGACGCCGCCCCGTCGTGGACCATGGAGACCATGCCGGTGCCGCGGGTCATGGGAGACATGGTGCTGCTCCCCACCGGTGAGGTGCTCACCATCAACGGCGCCAAGTCGGGGACCGCTGGATGGGAGCTCGCCGGAGAGCCGGCGCTCACTCCCGTTCTCTACCGCCCGGGGAGCCCGCCTGGAACCCGTTTTAACCCCCAGAGTCCGTCGACCACACCGCGCCTCTATCATTCCGCCGCGGTTTTGCTTCGCGACGGCCGCGTGCTCGTCGGCGGAGGCAATCCCCACATCAGCTACGACTTCTACGGAGTCGAGTTCCCGACGGAGCTCAGCCTGGAGGCCTTCTCGCCGCCGTACCTGAGTGCGGAGAACTTGGCGTCACGGCCGCGAGTAATGGTCCCGGTTTCGTCGTCCCCGATCAAGCTGAGCTACGGGGAGCGATTTATCCTGCGATTCACGGTGGCTGCGTCGTTGAGACGTGTGCGTGTGACGATGGTGGCCCCAGCCTTCGCGACGCACTCGTTCTCGATGAGCCAGAGGCTGCTAGTGCTGGAGACGAAGGTGGAGAAAACGGAGGGCGGCGCGTGGCATGCGGTGGCTGTGGCTCCGGCGTCGGGCGTTGTGGCGCCGTCTGGTTATTATATGGTGTACGTGGTAAACGGAGAAGTACCGAGCGAAggcgtgtggtgtcacatacataGTGACGGCGCCGACGCTGCATAAAAGCGAAGGACTAGTCGTTTGGTCTTCGTCTTAAGCTTCTCCGGCGATGTTGACCGACGGAGGTGATTCACCACCTTGTCAAGGCCTTTCGGGTCGATTGACAAGATGCGGTTggcttaatattttttaaaatattttatttttaattttcacaTTCCGCCCAAGTAGATAACAAAGCGCGTTGACTATTGACAGAGCCTCCCGCCATTATCAGTATAGATGCCCTGCATGGTAATTAAACCCGGTTGTTTGTAAATATAATACACCTTATGTTCTACCATCACACCATAGTTTGGGGTCCGGTTGACTTAATTTTGAATCTTAATCTAGAATTTCTTAGAATAGGTCTGATAGCGTGTTATGAGTGACCCCACAAATAATATAGAGCCAATAGTATAGTTAAGATGATCTAATAGTCAAAATTAGAATGAAGTGATAATCAAAATCTAGATATATGTATCTGAACAAATCATTTCTTAGAAGAAGGGTTTTTAGCATAAACTCGGACGGTCACAAAGCCATCCAGGTATACGgacttagctccccacttctTCTATGCAAGTCTCTCAGAAGTACCTTTTAGAAGTAGAGTTTCCAGCATAAATCCGAACGACCACAAAGTTGGTTGGGCATACGAGCTTAGCTCCCTACTTCTTGTGTTGTGAGTGACCCTAAACATAATACGGGGTCGATAGTCAAGATGgtgtggtggtcaaagtcaaggtaaagTGACAGTCAAAGTCCGGATATACGTATCTGAACGAACCACCTCTCAGAAGCAGGGTTTCCAGCATAAACCTAGATGGTTACATAGCCGGCTGAGCATACGGACTTAGCTCCCTACTTCTCCTGTGTAAGTCTCTCAGCATACAGCCGATCGGGAGCCGACTAGGCATACAGGGCTCAGCTCTCTATTCTCCTGTGCAAGTCTCTCAGTATACAATCGGTTAAGCCGTAGAGCAAATCGGACATACGGGGCTTAACTCCCCACTTTTTTGTGCAAGCCTCTTAGCATACAACTAATCAAGCTCTGAGCCAGCTGGACATACTGGCTTAACTCCCCACTTCTCCTGTGTAAGTCTCTTAGTATACAGAAGGTCAGGCACTAGAGTCGGCCGAACATACGGAGCTTAACTCCTCACTTCTCCTATGCAAGTCTCTCAGCATATATCCCCCCGAACCCAAAGTCGGTCGAATCTCCTCTAAGAGATAACATTATCAGGGAATTGtaacttgtcagagaataacatCTACTCACGAGAGAATATTCCCTTATTCTAACATATACACACAATTGAGACTTCCTCTGCTTAGAGGAGGACTGTTGTAGATACTCTATCATCCGACATATTCTAACATCAGACATTTTCCGTTGCCTCATTATTACAGAGGTTATGAGAGacaatataaaaagagggtcTTCTCCGTTGCCTAGTTATACGAACGCATCCAAAGGCACTCAAATTCCTTTGTTCTACTGTTCTACTGTTCATCTTATTCTCCATTTCGCTCAGCTACTATtctgacttgagtatcggagtgCCTGCGTCAAGGACCCCATCCCTGGTGTAAGTACCCCGAGTAAGTTTTGACGTGATTAataaagttaagttaggtcctgctgtatttgatccttgtatctaagtgtgcaagaaatttgaaacataagaagtcaagcggaataCGCAATTAGTGAGAAGGGTGACACAAAAATTGAGTCGACAGActtagtgcatccgagggacgaggtactacGGAAGTACACCAacggacgagaagaacatgcacgacGCTTTAAAGGGATGACAAGCCGAAATGGAAGAGTGCTCGAGGAGAGAAGGCCGGAGATGTGTTCGGATGAGCTCAATTCCAGATGTCTAATCAATCACTCAAGCATTGGAGTAGCAACCGAACAAGTCAACACGGAGTTGAATTGTCCAGGCCCCCGGACCAAGCCCAGGCCCCCAGACCAATATGGTATAGAACAAGTGCCCCCTTGTAGCCATTATAGTGTGGATAAACTTGGGGTCAATGTCAGCggcgatccaggcacctggaccggTCCGGATGCCCGAAAGTGGATAAACAACTTATCACTTAGCCATTGTGAAGCAGATTGAGATGACCAGTTGGGGCGCCCGAATCAAGTCTGGGCACTCGGATTTGCCACATCAGCTAACGATCACTTTGACAAGTGAAGCtataaaaagctataaaaggaggcttgggGTTCAAGATTCAATACAACACTTTTCTCTGTACTTAATTTTGTATTGTATTCTTCAACTAGCAACTGTTAGATTGATACACACATGAAAGGAGGGGTGGGGGGGGCGGgaggtgaatcacatgattttcaaAAAAACTCGTCTTGTCTTTTTAAAGTCTAAAAACCAAGTATGCAACGGAGAAAGGAATAAGAAAGAGAGAACaaagaacacaagaaaacacagtcggtttacttggttcgaagccttcgacgactcctactccaaaacccaagtcccgcggacctatcgatgggtaatccactaaaaagcctcttccggtacctccggaagagggaatcgagtacaagaagATTAGAACTGATAGATCGAAtaagagcgatagaggggggatgaatatcgcgctttaaaaactttttcttttaactTTGAAAGCAGAGTCATGCATAGTGGAAAGTAAAAGAAGAaacaagtttgtttacttcgttcggagtctagggcgactcctactcgaaggctcgcggtccttgatcgcaccg contains:
- the LOC122010630 gene encoding aldehyde oxidase GLOX-like, with the protein product MRSLEFRTTLPLLFLFFVGVAGGSGGQWVVLQRSIGVSAMHMQLLHNDRVVVFDRTDFGRSNLSLPSGGGCRRDPHDRALRLDCTAHSAEYEVATNSFRPLTISTDTWCSSGTIAPDGSLVQTGGFNDGERAVRTFRPCLNRTCDWVEVSQALAVRRWYATNHIVPDGRAIIVGGRRQFSYEFYPKTHPSDMTAVVLPFLRETRDAAENNLYPFVHLNLDGHLFIFANNRAILLDYTKNSVVRTYPTMPGGHPRNYPSSGSSVLLPLEPSPKEAEVLICGGAPAESYARSVLKQKPFLRALDTCGRLKITDAAPSWTMETMPVPRVMGDMVLLPTGEVLTINGAKSGTAGWELAGEPALTPVLYRPGSPPGTRFNPQSPSTTPRLYHSAAVLLRDGRVLVGGGNPHISYDFYGVEFPTELSLEAFSPPYLSAENLASRPRVMVPVSSSPIKLSYGERFILRFTVAASLRRVRVTMVAPAFATHSFSMSQRLLVLETKVEKTEGGAWHAVAVAPASGVVAPSGYYMVYVVNGEVPSEGVWCHIHSDGADAA